In a genomic window of Cyanobacteria bacterium FACHB-DQ100:
- a CDS encoding autotransporter domain-containing protein, translated as MKCKIFTLSLAIAVSLLPVRVSAQAIEGFTVFGDSLSDNGNAFRATNGLFPPSPPYFNGRLSNGPVWIESLAETLNLTTTTTNFAFGGASSGTINTTVPFLPGVTTQVNGFLQNSPSISPDRVFVVWAGANDYLGGRVTDPAIPLGNISNILQRLTAAGTRTLIVPNLPDLGRTPGARTPERRAGLTQLSIAHNQGLRTSLQALAQSQPDVNIIPLDIGALLNEVFNDPARFGFTNVTQPCILSGANCDQFLFWDDIHPTTAAHRIVSEYALDILTAPQTIVPQAEIALGVARRPTRDLDGRLLTLRNPTQNPTQRLGVFVNGDFNFGSQDANDRSTGFDFDTKGVTVGADYRVTDDLALGLAFNYASSNSDLNNNRGRVEIDSYSLSAYGSYERDRFYADAVINYGWNDFEIDRKINATGFRSATAKTNGNQFSVRLNTGYNFGRDQLSVGPMIGVRYTRVNIDGYTERNGSILNLNVADQTADSVILNVGAQLSYDFRSPAATVTPFIAANYEHEFSNGSREIVTELVGQPGIPNRTRTGEPDRDFIRLSAGVQTQFANNLSIGVGYETILGKRDVSDHFVQARIRYQF; from the coding sequence ATGAAATGCAAGATTTTTACACTTTCGTTGGCGATCGCGGTTTCCTTACTACCTGTTCGCGTCTCGGCTCAAGCGATTGAAGGATTTACAGTTTTTGGAGATAGCCTTTCAGATAATGGCAATGCGTTCAGAGCCACAAACGGATTATTTCCGCCAAGTCCACCTTATTTCAACGGTCGGTTGAGTAATGGGCCTGTTTGGATTGAAAGCCTTGCTGAAACACTCAACCTAACAACCACAACCACGAATTTTGCATTCGGTGGAGCTTCGAGCGGAACGATAAACACCACGGTTCCATTTTTACCCGGCGTGACGACTCAGGTGAATGGCTTTTTGCAGAATTCACCGAGTATTAGCCCAGATCGTGTGTTTGTCGTTTGGGCAGGCGCAAATGATTATCTTGGTGGTCGTGTTACTGATCCTGCAATTCCACTGGGAAATATTTCTAACATTCTGCAACGCCTGACGGCAGCAGGCACAAGAACTTTGATCGTGCCAAATCTGCCGGATTTAGGCAGAACTCCGGGAGCGAGGACTCCAGAGCGACGTGCGGGACTCACCCAACTGTCGATCGCGCACAATCAAGGCTTAAGAACCTCATTACAAGCCTTAGCGCAAAGTCAGCCAGATGTGAATATCATTCCGCTTGATATTGGCGCATTACTCAATGAAGTGTTCAATGATCCGGCTCGATTTGGCTTTACCAACGTGACTCAGCCCTGTATTCTATCGGGCGCAAATTGCGATCAGTTTCTATTTTGGGATGATATTCATCCAACAACCGCCGCGCATCGAATTGTTTCAGAGTATGCGCTGGACATCTTGACGGCTCCGCAAACGATCGTGCCTCAAGCCGAGATTGCGCTGGGTGTGGCGCGTCGTCCCACTCGCGATCTGGATGGTCGATTATTGACGCTGCGAAATCCAACTCAAAATCCAACTCAAAGACTGGGTGTATTTGTGAACGGAGATTTTAACTTTGGGAGTCAGGATGCAAACGATCGCAGTACAGGGTTTGATTTTGATACCAAAGGCGTTACAGTCGGAGCAGATTATCGCGTCACAGATGACCTAGCACTGGGATTAGCATTCAATTATGCAAGCAGCAATAGTGACTTAAACAACAATCGTGGCAGAGTTGAGATTGATAGTTATTCGCTATCTGCCTATGGAAGTTATGAGCGCGATCGCTTCTATGCAGATGCAGTGATTAACTATGGCTGGAATGACTTTGAAATCGATCGGAAAATTAATGCGACAGGTTTCCGCTCTGCAACTGCAAAGACTAACGGTAATCAATTCTCGGTTCGTTTGAACACAGGGTATAACTTTGGAAGAGATCAGCTCTCTGTCGGGCCGATGATTGGTGTTCGATATACCAGAGTTAACATTGATGGCTACACAGAGCGAAACGGCAGTATTCTGAATTTGAATGTGGCTGATCAAACAGCAGATTCTGTCATTTTGAATGTTGGAGCGCAGCTTTCGTATGATTTCCGTTCTCCTGCTGCAACGGTAACGCCGTTTATTGCGGCAAACTATGAGCATGAATTTTCCAACGGAAGTCGCGAAATTGTCACCGAGCTTGTCGGTCAACCCGGAATCCCTAATCGCACCAGAACGGGTGAACCCGATCGAGATTTTATTCGCTTGAGCGCAGGAGTCCAAACCCAGTTTGCGAATAATTTGTCGATCGGAGTTGGATACGAAACAATTTTAGGCAAGCGGGATGTCAGCGATCATTTTGTTCAAGCCCGAATTCGCTATCAGTTTTGA
- a CDS encoding Uma2 family endonuclease, with product MTQAKVKFSSFEEYLSYDDGTDQLYELWNGELVALPPESGLNFQIATFLLLQLVPFIDYRRIRGHGLELQVRGEPQNRFPDLTVLREEHIEQLKRRNTILLSMAPPLLVVEIVSPGETNRSRDYTNKREQYEDRGIPEYWIVDPQTQSVTVLQLEAGAYQEIGAFQGDQVISSSTFPMLNLTPAQIFSA from the coding sequence ATGACTCAAGCAAAAGTCAAGTTTTCGAGTTTTGAAGAATATTTGTCCTATGATGACGGGACAGATCAGCTTTACGAGTTATGGAATGGGGAGCTAGTCGCATTGCCACCGGAATCAGGACTAAATTTTCAAATAGCCACCTTTCTACTCTTACAGCTTGTTCCATTCATTGACTACCGTAGGATTCGAGGACATGGACTAGAGCTACAAGTCCGTGGTGAACCCCAGAACCGCTTTCCTGATCTGACGGTGCTTCGCGAAGAACACATCGAGCAGTTAAAACGCCGCAATACGATCCTTTTATCAATGGCTCCTCCCCTGCTGGTGGTGGAAATTGTCAGTCCGGGGGAAACCAATCGATCGCGGGACTACACCAACAAGCGTGAACAGTACGAAGATCGAGGGATTCCTGAATATTGGATTGTTGATCCTCAAACTCAGAGTGTCACGGTGCTGCAATTAGAAGCAGGAGCCTATCAAGAAATCGGAGCGTTTCAAGGCGATCAAGTCATTTCTTCCTCAACTTTCCCAATGCTCAACCTAACGCCAGCACAAATTTTTTCGGCTTAA
- a CDS encoding 2-C-methyl-D-erythritol 4-phosphate cytidylyltransferase, with protein sequence MYLLIPAAGSGRRMGSERNKLLLELLGKPLIAWTLLAAEASQTIKWIGIIGQSIDWEDFKSIVESLNLTKPVQFIQGGATRQESVYNGLQALPIGAESVLIHDGARCLATPELFDRCSEALQSCDGLIAAIPVKDTIKVVDATGAIESTPDRSRLWAAQTPQGFSVSLLKKCHEQGRQKGWEVTDDAALFEQCGLLVRIVEGEETNLKVTTPVDLAIAEFILRQRS encoded by the coding sequence GTGTATTTATTAATTCCTGCGGCGGGTTCCGGACGAAGAATGGGCAGTGAGCGCAATAAACTGCTGCTCGAACTACTGGGAAAGCCTTTAATTGCTTGGACATTGCTTGCCGCAGAAGCCTCACAAACAATCAAATGGATCGGCATCATCGGGCAATCGATCGATTGGGAAGACTTCAAATCGATCGTTGAGTCGCTGAATCTGACGAAGCCTGTTCAGTTTATTCAAGGGGGTGCAACTCGCCAAGAGTCGGTCTACAACGGACTTCAAGCACTCCCGATTGGAGCTGAATCCGTTTTGATTCACGACGGCGCACGCTGTTTAGCCACGCCAGAACTGTTCGATCGTTGCTCTGAAGCATTGCAATCTTGTGATGGATTAATTGCTGCAATTCCGGTCAAAGATACGATTAAAGTTGTGGATGCAACCGGGGCGATTGAAAGTACACCGGATCGATCGCGGCTTTGGGCTGCCCAAACTCCTCAAGGATTCTCAGTTTCACTGCTGAAAAAGTGCCATGAACAAGGGCGGCAGAAGGGCTGGGAAGTGACGGATGATGCGGCACTATTTGAACAATGTGGATTGTTGGTGCGGATTGTGGAAGGTGAAGAAACGAATTTGAAAGTCACAACGCCTGTGGATTTGGCGATCGCAGAATTCATTTTGCGACAGCGTTCTTAA
- a CDS encoding pentapeptide repeat-containing protein: MQKISIALLTLTGVLISASAQAQNSQQLQQLQSTKECRGCDLTNVNLANTDLSNARLINSSLFGSNFSGANLTGANLSGIQAGELVVNARSSDRRTSNFTGADFTNADVSRASLNRAILDRANFTNAYLLNTDFGSARLTGANFQGATLGSSFFGGADLNGANLSNQQLVSVYLRNARLDNAQLAGAQFSFSDLTNAVLKNADLRGATFVSTSISNVDFTGAQLDPAIVPQLCQLANGTNTITNVSTRQSLGCR, encoded by the coding sequence ATGCAGAAGATTTCGATCGCGCTTCTCACGCTCACAGGAGTTTTAATCTCCGCGTCTGCCCAAGCTCAAAACTCACAGCAGCTTCAACAGTTGCAATCGACTAAAGAGTGTCGTGGGTGCGATTTGACCAACGTGAATTTGGCAAATACCGATCTGAGCAATGCACGCTTGATCAATTCTTCGCTGTTCGGCAGTAATTTCAGCGGTGCTAACCTGACTGGAGCAAACCTTAGTGGAATTCAGGCAGGTGAATTAGTCGTGAATGCACGATCGAGCGATCGGCGAACGAGCAACTTTACTGGAGCAGATTTCACCAACGCTGATGTCAGTCGGGCTTCGCTCAATCGTGCGATTCTCGATCGTGCGAATTTCACCAATGCTTACTTACTAAACACTGATTTCGGTTCGGCGCGGCTCACGGGTGCAAATTTTCAAGGTGCGACGCTTGGGTCTTCATTTTTTGGGGGTGCAGACTTAAATGGCGCAAATCTAAGCAATCAGCAGCTTGTCAGTGTGTACCTGAGAAATGCCAGATTAGACAATGCTCAGCTTGCAGGCGCACAGTTCAGTTTCTCTGATTTGACCAATGCTGTATTGAAAAATGCGGATTTGCGGGGAGCAACTTTCGTTAGCACTTCGATCAGCAATGTCGATTTCACAGGCGCGCAGCTTGATCCGGCGATCGTGCCGCAACTGTGCCAGCTTGCGAATGGAACAAACACGATTACCAATGTCTCAACTCGTCAAAGTCTCGGCTGTCGCTGA
- a CDS encoding SDR family oxidoreductase — MSDLTGKVALVTGGAQGLGEAICRVLAASGVTVIVADIREDLAEKVVSEISSEGGKAAALRLDVTDENQILSSIDKVIAEYDHLDILINNAGIDVTVSIEELDVKDWDRVLAVNLRAPFILSKAVITHMKQRKSGHIVNIASTASKRTWANATAYHASKWGLVGFSHALHVEARPERVKVTAVIAGGMQTPFILDRFPDTPLDKLQDPKNVADTIRYILTQPPETVIPEVMVIPMQESSWP, encoded by the coding sequence ATGAGTGATTTAACTGGAAAAGTAGCTCTCGTGACAGGTGGCGCACAAGGATTAGGCGAAGCAATTTGTCGAGTTCTGGCTGCTTCTGGTGTTACTGTCATCGTCGCAGATATTCGAGAAGATCTCGCTGAGAAAGTTGTCTCCGAAATTAGCTCAGAAGGTGGAAAAGCGGCAGCCTTGCGCTTAGATGTTACCGATGAGAATCAAATTCTCTCCAGCATTGACAAAGTGATTGCAGAATATGATCACTTAGATATTCTGATTAACAATGCGGGAATTGATGTTACGGTGTCGATCGAAGAACTCGATGTCAAAGACTGGGATCGGGTTCTTGCGGTGAACCTCCGCGCACCCTTCATTCTGTCGAAAGCGGTGATTACGCACATGAAGCAGCGCAAGTCTGGACATATCGTCAACATTGCTTCGACTGCATCAAAGCGCACATGGGCGAATGCAACTGCGTATCATGCCAGTAAGTGGGGCTTAGTTGGGTTTAGTCATGCGCTGCACGTTGAAGCCCGTCCAGAGCGGGTCAAAGTTACGGCTGTGATTGCAGGCGGAATGCAGACTCCATTTATTCTCGATCGCTTCCCCGATACGCCGCTTGACAAGCTCCAAGACCCCAAAAACGTTGCGGATACCATTCGCTACATTCTCACCCAACCACCGGAAACTGTGATTCCAGAAGTGATGGTAATCCCGATGCAAGAATCGTCTTGGCCTTAA
- a CDS encoding glycosyltransferase, translated as MKRIALISEHASPFGILGGVDSGGQNVYVGQLAKHLAKRGYQVDIFTRRDRALLPEIANWSEGVRLIHVPAGDPVEIRKEDLLPHMQEFTAYMLRFCQHTHYDLVHANFWMSGLVAAELKRVLQIPFMITFHALGRVRRFHQGGNDEFPDERFEIEDRLVQEADRIVAECPQDETDLIELYNADPRKITIVPCGFDSSEFWCLDKALARVALGWNPDDRIVLQLGRMVPRKGVDTAIRGFAKFSEKAPAQLIIVGGELNDSDPRIAKEVDRLNAIATELGVVDRVHFVGRKGREVLRYYYSAADVFITTPWYEPFGITPLEAMACGTPVIGSNVGGVKFSVADGETGYLVPPNQPDAIADRLSHLYAHPSLMEKLSRQAIRRANHLFTWQSVADSMANLYQSVLIDQSTVLDSAAVIDRGFNSVIAAIQAAHSCLQTEITQAATLITNCFLQDGKVLICGNGGSASDAQHCAAEFVGRFKIPNRRALPAIALSADSALLTAWANDVGYDQVFSRQIEAFAQPNDLVIGISTSGRSKNILAAFETAQRLGIPSIGILGGDGGHARSLCDLSIVVPAADSQHIQEVQIVVIHLLCELVEAWVVNHEQKPKRQRLRLQNRKQASGLPLTVNY; from the coding sequence ATGAAACGGATTGCATTAATTAGTGAACACGCTTCGCCGTTTGGGATTCTGGGCGGTGTGGATAGTGGCGGACAAAATGTGTATGTCGGACAGTTGGCGAAGCATTTAGCCAAGCGCGGTTATCAGGTGGATATTTTCACGAGGCGCGATCGGGCGTTGTTGCCGGAGATTGCCAACTGGAGCGAGGGAGTGCGTTTAATTCATGTTCCCGCAGGTGATCCGGTTGAGATTCGCAAGGAAGATCTATTGCCGCATATGCAGGAATTCACAGCGTACATGCTGCGTTTTTGTCAGCATACGCACTATGATCTCGTTCATGCTAACTTCTGGATGTCTGGGCTGGTTGCCGCAGAGTTGAAGCGAGTGTTGCAGATTCCGTTTATGATTACGTTTCATGCGTTGGGGCGGGTGCGGCGATTTCATCAAGGCGGAAACGATGAGTTCCCGGATGAGCGGTTTGAAATTGAGGATCGATTGGTGCAGGAAGCCGATCGCATTGTTGCCGAATGTCCTCAAGATGAAACGGATTTGATTGAACTCTATAATGCTGATCCGCGCAAAATTACGATCGTGCCTTGTGGCTTTGATTCATCTGAGTTTTGGTGTTTAGATAAAGCATTGGCGAGAGTTGCTTTAGGGTGGAATCCTGACGATCGCATTGTTTTGCAACTCGGTCGCATGGTTCCGCGTAAAGGGGTTGATACCGCAATTCGGGGATTTGCAAAGTTCTCTGAGAAGGCTCCTGCACAGTTGATCATTGTGGGAGGTGAACTGAATGATAGTGATCCGCGCATTGCGAAAGAGGTCGATCGACTGAATGCAATTGCAACAGAGCTAGGAGTCGTCGATCGTGTGCATTTCGTCGGTCGCAAAGGGCGGGAAGTGTTGCGGTACTACTACAGTGCAGCAGATGTGTTTATTACAACGCCTTGGTACGAACCTTTCGGAATTACACCGCTTGAAGCAATGGCTTGCGGAACTCCAGTAATTGGTTCGAATGTCGGTGGGGTGAAATTCTCGGTTGCAGATGGTGAAACAGGCTATCTTGTGCCACCGAATCAGCCCGATGCGATCGCCGATCGTCTGTCTCATTTGTATGCTCATCCAAGTTTAATGGAAAAGCTCAGCCGCCAAGCAATTCGGCGCGCCAATCATCTGTTTACTTGGCAAAGTGTGGCAGACTCGATGGCGAATTTATATCAGTCTGTGCTGATTGATCAGTCAACTGTGTTAGATTCTGCGGCAGTGATCGATCGGGGATTCAATTCAGTGATTGCAGCCATTCAAGCAGCCCACTCCTGCTTGCAAACTGAAATTACTCAAGCGGCAACCTTGATCACAAATTGCTTTCTTCAAGATGGCAAAGTGTTAATCTGTGGCAATGGCGGTAGCGCTTCAGATGCTCAACACTGTGCAGCAGAATTTGTCGGACGATTCAAGATTCCAAATCGGCGGGCGCTGCCTGCGATCGCGCTGTCTGCTGATAGTGCATTGTTGACCGCTTGGGCAAATGATGTGGGGTACGATCAGGTGTTTTCTCGTCAGATTGAGGCATTTGCACAACCGAATGATTTAGTCATTGGAATTAGCACGAGCGGTCGATCGAAAAACATTCTTGCCGCGTTTGAAACCGCACAACGCTTAGGAATTCCGAGCATTGGAATTTTAGGCGGCGATGGAGGACATGCTCGATCGCTCTGTGACTTATCGATCGTGGTTCCTGCGGCTGATTCACAGCACATTCAGGAAGTGCAAATCGTCGTGATTCACTTACTTTGCGAATTAGTTGAAGCATGGGTAGTGAATCACGAACAGAAACCGAAGCGACAACGATTAAGATTACAGAATCGTAAACAAGCTTCGGGACTTCCGTTAACGGTAAATTATTAG
- a CDS encoding glycosyltransferase — protein sequence MKPLRILTWHVHGSYLYYLVQSPHQFFLPVKPGFPEGYGGKLGGFVWGDNVHNVPAEEVRNLEFDCILFQSRKNYLEDQYEILSEQQRSLPRLYLEHDPPREHPTDTPHVVNDPNVLLVHVTHFNDLMWNSGVTPTCVIEHGVMVPENVRYQGQIDRGIVVVNGLQARGRRLGADIFERVRSQVPLDLVGMQAEKLGGRGEIPHQQLAEFTSHYRFFFNPIRYTSLGLSVCEAMMIGMPIIGLATTEMATVIENGVSGYVDTNVDRLIEVMQQLQKSPEEAQRLSQGARKVAEERFNIERFKRDWNRAFAQVVDRKPTMTLV from the coding sequence ATGAAACCTCTTCGGATTCTTACTTGGCACGTCCATGGGAGCTATTTGTATTACCTTGTCCAGTCGCCGCATCAATTCTTTCTGCCTGTGAAACCTGGGTTTCCAGAAGGATACGGCGGTAAGTTAGGTGGATTTGTTTGGGGTGACAATGTGCATAATGTTCCGGCTGAAGAAGTACGGAACTTGGAGTTCGATTGCATCTTGTTCCAATCACGCAAAAACTATCTCGAAGATCAGTACGAGATTCTGTCGGAGCAACAGCGCTCCTTGCCTCGGCTCTATCTGGAACATGATCCACCCCGCGAACATCCAACAGATACACCGCATGTTGTGAATGATCCAAATGTCCTATTAGTTCATGTGACGCACTTTAATGATCTGATGTGGAACAGTGGTGTGACACCGACCTGTGTGATTGAACACGGTGTTATGGTTCCTGAAAATGTGCGCTATCAAGGGCAGATCGATCGCGGCATTGTCGTAGTGAACGGATTGCAAGCAAGGGGACGAAGACTCGGAGCTGATATTTTTGAACGAGTGCGATCGCAAGTGCCGTTAGATTTAGTCGGCATGCAGGCGGAAAAGCTCGGTGGACGGGGCGAGATTCCGCATCAACAGTTAGCTGAGTTCACGTCACACTATCGATTCTTTTTCAATCCGATTCGCTACACCAGTTTGGGCTTGTCGGTCTGCGAAGCCATGATGATCGGAATGCCAATCATTGGACTTGCGACCACAGAAATGGCAACGGTGATTGAAAACGGAGTGTCTGGTTATGTGGATACGAATGTCGATCGCTTAATCGAGGTGATGCAGCAGTTGCAGAAATCACCCGAAGAAGCTCAGCGATTGAGTCAGGGGGCGCGGAAAGTTGCCGAAGAGCGATTCAATATCGAGCGGTTTAAGCGCGATTGGAATCGGGCATTTGCACAAGTTGTCGATCGTAAACCTACTATGACCCTCGTATGA
- a CDS encoding helix-turn-helix domain-containing protein, with protein sequence MSISDQPFQPELKNKFIHDLLRSASRNESEVLREAQILGLDFTRPRAVILIDAAEYLLSCPTKPFEMLDAQTQRRIQVIIESIVKFFHLPNDTICAYIGGSEIAVLKASSTQDLKAWADQKDPAGNPSWANLAALKRASTALLNQLRSQTGTNLSIGIGRYHPGIQGLARSYQDAQAALSLGHHFSGENQVYCLDDLGVAAFVGISDESTKIDLAKHLLSPLDQEPELIDTLEVFFAENCYPSSTAGKLSIHRNTLSYRLDKITSLTGLNPRLFDDAIQIRLALLLRSFVDSHSESLAVRDRKLGICTISEHTNSLHLVQMPNVFSR encoded by the coding sequence ATGTCGATCTCAGATCAGCCTTTTCAGCCAGAACTGAAAAACAAGTTTATTCATGATCTGCTGCGTTCTGCGAGCCGGAACGAATCTGAAGTGCTACGAGAAGCGCAGATTTTGGGCTTAGATTTTACTCGTCCGCGGGCTGTGATTTTGATTGACGCGGCTGAATATTTGCTCTCTTGTCCGACTAAGCCGTTTGAAATGTTGGATGCTCAAACTCAACGCAGAATTCAGGTAATTATTGAAAGCATTGTTAAGTTCTTTCATCTCCCTAACGATACAATTTGTGCTTACATTGGCGGGAGTGAGATTGCAGTATTAAAAGCCAGTAGCACTCAAGATCTTAAGGCTTGGGCAGACCAGAAAGACCCCGCCGGAAATCCATCGTGGGCAAATTTAGCCGCCTTAAAACGAGCCAGTACCGCATTGCTGAATCAATTGCGATCGCAAACCGGAACCAATCTCAGCATCGGAATTGGGCGCTATCATCCAGGCATTCAAGGGTTGGCGCGATCGTATCAAGATGCACAAGCGGCATTGTCTTTAGGACATCACTTTTCTGGTGAAAACCAAGTTTATTGTTTGGACGATTTGGGTGTCGCTGCCTTCGTTGGCATTTCAGACGAAAGCACAAAAATTGATTTAGCAAAACATCTTCTCAGCCCGTTAGATCAAGAGCCAGAACTAATTGATACGCTGGAAGTTTTCTTTGCAGAAAATTGCTATCCGTCTTCTACAGCCGGGAAATTATCTATCCACAGGAATACTTTAAGTTATCGCCTTGATAAAATTACTTCATTAACGGGACTAAATCCCCGCCTATTTGATGATGCGATCCAGATTCGATTAGCGCTACTGTTGCGCTCTTTTGTTGATTCGCATTCGGAAAGTTTAGCGGTTCGCGATCGTAAGTTGGGCATTTGCACAATCTCTGAACATACAAACTCATTACATCTTGTGCAAATGCCCAATGTATTCTCTCGTTAA
- a CDS encoding glycosyltransferase family 9 protein, with the protein MSEAISTAERIAIVRALPGLGDFLCAVPALRALRVAYPQAKVTLIGLPGSQGLAERFEQYIDEFVVLPGYPGLPEQPVDLSALPAFFVEMRSRKFDLAIQMHGSGVVTNPLTLELGAGRTIGFFQSSQVCPDPASFLSFVETEHEILRYLRLLDFVGIPASNAQMEFPIGENDRQEGQALLQLYDLQRYICIHAGASVSSRCWSSDRFAAIGEHLAQKGWQVVLTGSDAERGLTEAIAQLIKAPTINLAGRTSLGTLAAVLENCRLLVCNDTGVSHLAAALKVPSVVIFSGSDPQRWSPLDRQRHQSIVPPASVSTVLEQVEALLQQEALHVA; encoded by the coding sequence GTGAGTGAGGCGATTTCAACAGCAGAAAGAATTGCGATCGTTCGGGCATTACCAGGATTGGGGGACTTCCTGTGTGCAGTGCCAGCTCTACGTGCTCTGAGAGTCGCTTATCCTCAAGCAAAGGTGACGCTGATTGGTTTGCCCGGTTCACAGGGATTAGCGGAGCGATTTGAGCAGTACATTGATGAGTTTGTAGTGCTGCCTGGTTATCCTGGTCTGCCAGAGCAGCCTGTTGATTTATCCGCTTTGCCAGCTTTTTTTGTAGAAATGCGATCGCGCAAGTTTGATCTCGCAATTCAGATGCATGGAAGCGGCGTTGTGACGAATCCGCTAACACTGGAACTCGGTGCAGGGCGAACGATCGGATTCTTCCAATCCAGTCAAGTTTGTCCCGATCCCGCTTCGTTTTTGTCGTTCGTCGAAACGGAGCATGAAATTTTGCGGTATTTGCGCTTGCTTGATTTTGTAGGAATCCCAGCGTCAAACGCGCAGATGGAATTTCCGATCGGAGAGAACGATCGACAGGAGGGACAAGCTTTATTGCAACTGTACGATCTACAGCGCTATATCTGTATTCATGCCGGGGCAAGTGTTTCTTCGCGCTGTTGGTCGAGCGATCGATTTGCAGCGATCGGAGAGCATCTCGCCCAGAAGGGATGGCAGGTAGTATTGACCGGAAGCGATGCGGAACGGGGATTAACTGAGGCGATCGCACAATTGATCAAGGCTCCGACGATCAATCTAGCAGGACGAACCAGCTTGGGGACGTTGGCGGCAGTGCTAGAAAACTGTCGATTGTTGGTGTGCAATGATACGGGAGTTTCACATCTTGCGGCGGCGCTCAAGGTTCCAAGCGTGGTGATCTTTAGTGGGTCTGATCCGCAGCGATGGTCGCCTTTGGATCGCCAGCGCCATCAATCGATTGTGCCTCCTGCTTCGGTTAGCACGGTCTTGGAGCAGGTTGAAGCTCTATTACAGCAGGAGGCACTCCATGTTGCCTGA
- a CDS encoding dicarboxylate/amino acid:cation symporter — MSLSTLILVAMAVGIGFGAVLHDFFPTVILPLDLYLLSPTGTAFLRLIQFVVVPIVFSSLILGLTRIQNAAQVGRYAVKLIVSYCLTSGIAVALGLIIAVVVKPGVGVSVSTDVQISAIAQQQSLIDWLVSLIPTNPIEALSTGNLLQVIFSSALIGVAIQLVGEKAASFVSFVESCYVISEKILSIVLYVAPIGVFALVSSVIATEGLQLIVKLFTYVFSLFVSTLIMITFYVLILAILKAKPIKLLQSLVPALSLAFGTASSNAALPVVLKNVQEDYGLREDIASFAVPLGTALKRDGSAILQGFNAVFIAQMFDISLTPSLLLAIVLSTFLVSFSTPGVPGSGIIMMTTVLTASGLPVEGVAIVAGIDRLTDGFKTVLNIIGNVSNAVILNAWEDAAAPQLTDVTDDVRKLT, encoded by the coding sequence ATGAGCTTATCGACGCTGATTTTGGTGGCAATGGCGGTGGGAATCGGGTTTGGGGCGGTGCTGCATGATTTCTTTCCGACAGTGATCCTGCCGCTCGATCTCTATTTGCTCAGTCCAACTGGAACGGCATTTTTGCGGTTGATTCAGTTTGTGGTTGTGCCGATCGTTTTTTCATCGCTGATTCTAGGCTTGACTCGGATTCAGAATGCGGCACAGGTTGGGCGGTATGCGGTAAAGCTGATTGTGAGCTATTGCTTAACGAGTGGGATTGCTGTGGCATTGGGATTGATCATAGCGGTTGTTGTTAAGCCTGGAGTTGGAGTGTCGGTTTCAACTGATGTGCAAATTAGTGCGATCGCTCAACAACAATCACTAATCGACTGGTTAGTGAGCTTGATTCCAACGAACCCAATTGAAGCACTTAGCACAGGCAACCTACTACAAGTAATTTTCTCATCTGCGTTGATTGGGGTTGCAATTCAGCTTGTGGGTGAAAAGGCAGCAAGCTTTGTTAGCTTTGTTGAAAGTTGCTATGTCATTAGTGAAAAAATTCTGTCGATCGTGCTTTATGTTGCACCGATTGGTGTTTTTGCCTTAGTTAGCTCAGTTATTGCAACCGAAGGGCTACAGCTAATCGTGAAGTTATTTACCTATGTCTTTTCGCTCTTTGTTTCGACATTGATCATGATTACTTTCTATGTCTTGATTCTTGCGATACTGAAAGCCAAACCGATTAAACTGCTTCAAAGTCTTGTTCCAGCATTGTCGTTAGCATTTGGCACTGCAAGTTCTAATGCTGCACTGCCTGTCGTGCTGAAGAATGTTCAGGAAGATTATGGGCTGCGTGAGGACATTGCTAGCTTTGCAGTCCCCTTAGGAACAGCATTAAAGCGAGATGGATCAGCGATTTTGCAAGGCTTTAATGCGGTGTTTATTGCTCAAATGTTTGATATTTCTTTGACTCCTTCATTGTTGCTTGCGATCGTACTCAGCACCTTCTTAGTTTCGTTCAGCACTCCGGGTGTTCCTGGTTCTGGAATCATCATGATGACGACTGTTCTGACTGCATCAGGATTACCCGTGGAAGGAGTGGCAATTGTGGCGGGAATCGATCGCTTAACTGATGGCTTCAAAACAGTGCTCAACATCATTGGCAATGTTTCAAATGCAGTCATTCTGAATGCTTGGGAAGATGCGGCGGCTCCTCAGCTTACTGATGTCACGGATGATGTCAGGAAGCTTACCTAA